ATGAACCAATGGTAGAACTACGGGCGCAACAAGATATTGAAATGCGACGACGCACCGTTCAATCCTTACAGAGACTGTTTAATCTTGACCCGGAACAACAGTATAGTTAACAGTTAATCTTTAAAAATTTTTCTTAACATCTGATCATCAATAACGTAGTCAAGTGCCTGATTTGGCTACGTTTTTTAATGCTGATTTTGTTAAAATATCTTTAGTTGTGCTGAACTTTTATTATGAGTACCCTCCATTCCACCACCATTCGTCGCTTATTAAACCTTCCACAAGATGATAGTGTCTGGGAGGGAGATCGGCGCAGTCTTGAAGGCTTAATATCTGATCAAGAAGAAGAAAAAAGCTCTCAAGAATGTGTGATTTGGGTTGATGGATCAGAAGGCATGGTGCGCGGCATGGAAATGGTTTCCCAAGACACAGGAATGGAAGTCATGGTACGAACTTTGTTGCGGGCAATGGAAGCGCCACAAAGTTACGGGAAACCCTGTCGTCCAAAAAGTATTATTGTGCGCGATCGCGAAATTCTCTTTTTTCTACGAGGGATTTTACAAGAAGTAGGCATAAAAATTGACTACGCCCCAGAATTACCTTTAATTGATACGCTCTTCCAAGGCTTAACAGAAAGTCAGGAAGAACGCCCCCCATTATTACCAGAAAGTTACAAAAAAGCCTTAGTCAAGACCGCTGGTGAAATTTGGGAAAATGCCCCTTGGGATTTTTTAGATGATAGCGAAGTGATTACTATTGAATTTCCTCATTGGGATATTGATCCCCTTTACCTCTCAATTATGGGGATGCTAGGACAAGAGTATGGGGTCTTGCTTTATCGTTCTTTAGCCTCTATGAAAACCTTTCGGTCAGAAGTCTTAAATATAGAAGACATGGAGAAATTAGAAAATGCCTTTTTAAAGCAAGATTGCTGGTTTCTCAACTATGAAATTCCTGAAGATGTTGAGGAAGAAGAAGCAGAAAGTTTAAGTGCAGCTGAGGTTGACCCCTATTTTGGCAGTATTAGTCCCTACGAAGGAATAAGACCTTTCTTAGGAGAAGAAGAAGCAGCGATTGTCTATGTGGCACTACAAGGCTTAAAACGCTTTGTTCAAAGCAGTGAATCAGAACTGGACACCACAGAGAAACTTGAGAAACATTATCACATTCCTCTCCCAACAACTTCTCATGATTCCTCGAATATTCATGTCAAACTTTCCACTAATCCTGAATTAGAAGAAGAGTTAATGATGTTATGGGATGATGATGAGGAAGATGAAGAGCCACTTCCACTCATTAATGATGATCTCGTACCTAAGGATTCCTTTCTTAGTCTGGGAATGGTTCCTTGGGACATGATTCATCAAATGCAAAATAACCCAAAACAATTATATGAATCTCTAGGGGCAACAGAAAAAGGCGAAGGAATGCCCGTTATTTTAATCCAAACTTCACGCCCAAAAGCCCAAACAATGATTGAACAGATTCAAGACTCGGGAGGATTAGAGGGAATTGGTTTTAACGAAGGAGAAGATTCTAGTGTGAACACGATTTATGATTTAGGGCTTTTGCAAATGGGCGATGGGGAACTTTATCTATTCGGTGAATTTAATAAAGATGATCCTACTCATGTGAAAGCCCGTCAGCATTGGGACAGACGGTGTGAGCAAACGGGAGGATATTGTGCTTTAATTCTTGCAAGGGGCTTAAAAGGAGCGAATAGAGGAAAACCACAACTTCGAGATATGATGGCCTTATTTGAAGCAAAAGCCCTTTCTCCAGAAGATTTAGGACTAGGGGTTTTATCTGCCATTGATCTCTAAACTCATTAAAATACATCTTCAAAGGAAAAATTGGGAGCGGCTAAAACAAAAATTGTCGAGGGAAGATTAGTTACTTTTTGTTGTAAGGATTCATAATGTTGAACAAAGTTTTCATCGGGTCTTGCCATTCCTAGAAAAATTAAATCAGCATTGCCAGAGGTTTCTCCTAAAATGCGATCAAATGAACGCCCATCAGCAACAATGACTTGAGGCGTTGCCATAATTCTTAATTGAGTTAGCAGACGATTTAAATTGTCTCGCGCTGGAAGCACTGCATTTTGATTCTGAACCACTAAATTGAGAAAAATTTTGGCTTCTCGCCACCGCACATCATTACGGATTAAATAGGCTAAAAGTAACATTAACCCCCCATTGGCTTGCATACTCCCTCCCCACCAAATATCAATCCGTCGTCGTCGCCCAAAGCCTTTTTTATGGTTTTCCCGAAAGATAATTACATTGCGGTTCGATTGGTGAATACGGGTGATCATCTCACAGTAGTTTTCACGATGATCTAAAGACTCGCTGTCCCCTAGCAAGACGGTATTCGGAACAACTGGCCCTAAGCCATAGGTTTCCACTAAATGCTGTCCGCCAATAAAGGTATCATCAGCACTAATCACACGGACTAAGGCTTCTACTCCTTTTTTATCAAGGTATTTGCGGACACGTTCTTCCATTTCCCCTTGTTGCCCTAATCCCCGTTGCGTCTTTTTCAATACCGTTGAAACTGTCACTAAGCCTCGTTTGTGGGTAAGCGCATCAGCGAGTTCAATCAGTGACCAGCGCTTAGTGGGCGCGCCTGATAAAACCAGAATGTGGGGTCGCCAGTTCTTTGCGTCTTCTTTTTGATAAGATTGAGCAATTTGATAAATGCCAATGCGAAGTAACGCCATCCATAAGCCGCGACGCACATCCCCCCAAGTGACTTCTAATTCCCGTCTCTGCAACCAAAAATAAATGCTTAGACTGACAACTGCTGCCACAACAGTAGCCACCGCATTAATGAGGAACATTACTACCAAACAGCCGATCGCGCCTAAGAGAGAAAAAGCCCAATGCACCTTAAAATCAGGGCGAAACGAGGGACTTTGTAAGAAGGCTTCAATCCCAGCAGAGACATTTAACACCAAGTAGGTAGTTAAGAAAAACATGGTCAAAACTGGAGCAATAAGGTCTAATTCCCCGACATAAACCGTGGCAATAACAAAGGCAAGGGTAACAAATGTTCCCACTTTCGGTTCATCATTGGGCCCACTGCCTTTACCTAAAAAGCGCATCCAACGAGGTAAAACGCGATCGCGCGCTAGTGCTTGTAAAATCCTAGGTGCGCCCAAAATACTCCCTAAGGCACTACTGAGGGTTGCCCCCCATACCCCGAATAAAATTGCTGGCCCCCAAAGAGCCGTTTCTTTCATAATTAGGGGGGTTTCTAATAAGGTGGCTGCATCAGCACGAGTTGCCATAACAATCGGGAGGATCATATAGATCACATAACCTGTTCCCACTGCCCCTAATGTTCCCCACGGAATAGCTTTAGTGGGGTTTTTCAAGTCTCCTGACATATTGACTCCCGCCATAATTCCCGTTACCGCGGGAAAGAATACTGCAAACACTTGCCAAAAAGGTTCAGAAAGCCGATCAGCTGCCCCCCACATTTCGATTTCAGTGGGTTCAAGGGAACTGCCAAAAAAGAAGGAGAGGAGAGAAAGCGCGATCGCTGCCATAATCACATATTGGACTTTAATGGCAATATTTGCCGAAGTTAGTGCCACGCCAGCAACCAATATAGTCACAATCAGCGCCACATATAACTGACTTAAATTAGGAAACTGATTTACAACACTTTCAGCAAAACCAATGGTATAGAGAGCCACAGATAATGCTTGGGCAAAATAAAGGGGAATCCCCACTGCGCCACCACTTTCAATGCCCAGAGAGCGACTAATCATATAATAAGCCCCACCGCCACGCACCACGCGATCTGTAGCAATCGCGGAAATGGATAAAGCCGTTAGGAAGGTAATTGACGTAGAGAGGGTAACAATAATTAATGTCCCTAAAAGTCCCACATTACCCACAACCCAGCCAAAGCGAAGATACATAATGACCCCTAAAATGGTGAGAATAGAAGGGGTATAAACACCGCCAAATGTGTCTAATTTTTTTGCTTCTGCTGGCTGTTTTGCCGTTTCTTCTTGATTAGGGGAGGGGAGTTTAACCATAAGTCATCAATAGACAGGGAACAATTTACAATTGTGATGGAATGAAACGCTGACAACTAATAAATTACCATTATGCAGGAGTCTCAGGGAAAAGCGACCCCCGCCTACATGAAAAACGCTGATTATCACAAACTCGATCGCGCTCAACTTACCCCCATGATGCAGCATTATATTGAGGTGAAAGAGCAGCATCCCAATGTTTTGCTATTGTATCGGGTCGGAGACTTCTTTGAGTGTTTTTTTCAAGATGCGGTTACCGTTGCTCAAGAATTAGAATTAGTTTTAACCAGTAAAGAAGGAGGAAAGGAAATTGGTCGCGTTCCCATGACAGGGGTTCCTCATCATGCTTTAGAACGTTATACGGCGCTGTTAGTGGAAAAAGGTTACGCGATCGCGGTTTGTGATCAAGTGGAAGATGCCGCCCAAGCGGCTGCCGAAAAACGCATGGTAGAGCGTCAAATCACCAAACTGCTTACCCCAGGCACATTAACCGAAGAAGGAATGCTTCACGCCCGACGCAATAACTTTCTGGCAGCAGTGGTTATCGCAGGACAACATTGGGGACTCGCTTACACTGATATCTCTACAGGAGAATTTTACACCACCCAATCCCAAAACTTAGAAACCCTTTCTCTGGAATTACAACGCCTGCATCCCTCGGAAATTCTTATCCCCACCAATGCCCCTGATATTGGCAGTATGTTACGCCCTGGGGAAACCTCTGATAGTATCCCTGAGTTTCTACCTGATAGTTTTTGTTATACCCTACGTTCCCAAACTCAATTTAGTGCAGGAGAAGCGCGAAATCAACTTTTAACCTATTTTCGGGTTAGTTCCCTGGAAGGGATGGGCTGCACTAATCTCCCCCTTGGCATTCGCGCAGCAGGAGGGCTTTTATTTTATATTGAAGAAACGCAAAAAAATCATCAAGTTCCCCTGCAAACCCTCAAAACTTACACTCTCAGCGATTATTTAATCCTTGATCAACAAACTCGCCGTAACCTAGAAATTGTGCAAACCGTGCGAGATGGGACATATCATGGTTCTCTTTTATGGGCATTAGATCGGACTTGTACCGCTATGGGAGGGCGTGCGCTCCGTCGCTGGTTATTACAGCCATTATTAGATATTAAAGGTATTGTTGCCCGTCAAGACACAATTAGCGAGTTAATCCGGCAAACTAATCTCCGCGATGATTTACGACAGCTTTTGCGCCAAATTTATGATTTAGAACGCCTCAGTGGACGTGCCGGGGCTGGAACTGCCAATGCGAGAGACTTACGGGGATTAGCAGATTCGCTGTTGCGCTTAAAAGACTTAGCCGCCTTAGTAAAAGAGGGAAATTCGCCTTTTCTACGGGCGTTGCAGTCGGTTCCCCCTGACTTAGAAGAATTGGGAGAAAAAATCTTAAACTCTCTGGTAGAATCGCCGCCGCAACATCTGGGAGAAGGGGGATTAATTCGCCCCGGAGTCGATGAACAACTGGATCAAATGCAACAGACGCTAGAGGAAGATAAACAATGGTTAGCTGATTTAGAAACCAGTGAACGGGAACGCACGGGCATTGCTAAACTGAAGGTGGGTTATAACAAAACCTTTGGCTATTTTATTAGTATTCCTCGCAGTAAAGCGGATCTTGCCCCAGAAAACTATACTCGCAAACAAACTTTAACCAACGAAGAACGTTATATCACCTCGGAATTAAAAGAACGAGAAACTCGAATCTTAACCGCGAAAGATGACTTAAATCGCCTAGAATACGAAATTTTTGCTGCCTTACGTGCCGAAGTCGGGGAGAAAGCGCAACAAATTCGGGATATTTCTCGGGCGGTGGCGGCGATTGATGTCTTAGCAGGATTAGCAGAATTAGCAGTGTATTATGATTATTGTCGCCCCGAAATGATCGAAGGACGCTGCTTAAAAATTAAAGAGGGAAGACACCCTGTCGTTGAACAAACGCTCCCCACAGGCTTTTTTGTTCCTAATTCTACTGCCATGGGATTTGAGGAAAAAAGCAATAATCCTGATTTAATTATTCTCACTGGGCCCAATGCTAGCGGAAAAAGTTGTTATTTGCGACAAGTGGGGTTAATTCAATTAATGGCACAAATTGGCAGTTTTGTTCCAGCGAAAGAGGCAAAATTAGGAATCAGCGATCGCGTTTTTACCCGAGTGGGTGCAGTGGATGATCTCGCCACTGGACAATCGACATTTATGGTAGAAATGAATGAAACCGCAAATATCCTTAATCATGCTACCCCGAATTCCCTAATTTTATTAGATGAAATTGGACGGGGAACAGCTACTTTTGATGGACTTTCTATTGCTTGGGCGGTTGCTGAATACCTTGCTACACAGGTGCAAGGAAGAACAATTTTTGCCACTCACTATCACGAATTAAACGAATTAGCTTCAATTTTGCCGAATGTTGCGAACTATCAAGTAACCGTAAAAGAGATGGAAAACGAAATTATTTTCTTACATCAAGTGCAACCCGGTGGCGCAGATCGATCCTATGGAATTGAAGCAGGAAGATTAGCAGGACTTCCACCCACTGTGATTTCTCGCGCTCAACAAGTGATGGGACAAATTGAAAAACATAGTAAAATTGCTTTGGGATTAAGAAAAGGGTTAACCCAGCAAACGGAAAAAACGGATCAGTTAGATATCTTTGAGACTTAAGCGGATTTTTTCTTTTGCCATTTTTCTAAAGCGCGATCGTATTTTTCCCCTTCTAACCTAGAAGTTTCCCATGTGTCATAAACTAAGCCCAAGCCAAAAAAAGCTAAAGGATATACTGCCCAAGAAACTGTTCCAGCCGTAATTAAATTCAGGGTAACGAGAAAAGCATTAAAAATTAAATATCCTTCCCAACGGCGTTTAATCTTTTGCCAACGATGTTTATCAAATGCTTGTCGTTGTTGTAATTCTGTTTTTTGTTGTTGCCAGTTTTCCTCCGCGACTTTTAAGGTTTCTGGGGAAATATCTAACTCTTTTGCCATTTCCGAGAGTTGTTCATAAGTAAAGTGATCTTGGTTATCAACTTTTCGCACAATCGCGTTTTGTAGAATTTCTTGCACTTCCTCCTGACTGTAAGAGGGAATATTGTCAGGATTCTCGTTAGAAGCAGTCATTGGCTTTTCTCCTATTTAATAACGCTGATATATATGCGATGTAATGCGCTAGGATAGGTTGTTATGATAATCAAATATTAACAAGTTATTTAGATTACACAAACTTAATCTAGGAAAATTAGGGATAGAGACAAGTTATTCTAGGCGCGGAATGTGGGTTAAGAAATGTAAATTCAAGAGAATGATAGAAAAGACTAATAGAAATGACGATAAAGTATTACTCGAACTAATATCAAGCGCAATTTTCATCAGGAAGTGACAGAAATTGTTGCTAAACTAGATTTATCTCTCGTTTGATGAGGAAAGTGGTAATTGATCAGCCATGAGCCAGTGTTTAAATCCTAACTGTTTAGCGGTTAACTCCAAAGGTGATCCGTACTGTAAAAAATGTGGTAGTTCCCTCTTATTACGATCGCGCTATCGAGCCTTAAAAATCATTGGTCAAGGTGGATTTGGACGAACTTTTAAAGCAATTGATGAAGATAAACCTTCTAAACCTTATTGCGTCATTAAACAGTCTTTACCGCAAGGACAAGGAACCGATAACTTAAAAAGAGCCTCGGAACTTTTTACGAAAGAAGGAGAAACCTTAGATCAGTTGGGGCAACATCCGCAGATTCCTGAGTTATTAGCGTTTTTTAGTGAACAAGAACGCCAATACTTAGTGCAAGAATTTGTTAATGGGAATAACCTCCGAGAAGAGTTAGAAACTAAAGGAGCGTTTAAGGAATCGCAAATTCGTTCCTTATTAAGTGAAGTCCTTTCTATCTTAAAATTTGTCCATGAAAACAAAGTCATTCATCGTGACATTAAACCAGACAACATTATTATTAGGGAACGAGACCAAAAATTATTTTTAGTTGACTTTGGAGCTGCCAAAGCAGTCGATAATACTCGTTTGTTATCAGTGACAGGAACCGTGATTGGTTCAGCACAATATATTGCTCCTGAACAATTAAAAGGAAAAGCTCAATACAATAGTGATTTGTATAGCTTAGGGGTAACTTGTCTGCATCTATTAACAGGAGTTGAACCCTTCAATTTATTTGATGCTGGTGAGAATAGTTGGGTGTGGCGAGATTATTTAGTCGAGCAGACAATTAGTGAAGAATTAGCAACGATTTTAGATAACTTAATTACGCCAGCTTATAAAAAACGTTATCAGTCGGTTGATGAATTACTAAGCTTATTATCAACAACATCAAAATCCTCAGGAAACAGCAAAGAGAAAAATTTAGATAATCAACCAGGTGTGGTTGAATTTGTAGATAACAAGAAGCAAGAAATATTTTTAAAAATCCAATCTATTGTTGCCGAACAGCTAGAAATTGAAGATAAAAACACTATTAAGCCGGAATCGAGATTTGCAAAAGATTTAGGTGCTGATTCGCTTGATGTGGTGGAATTAGTCATGGCATTAGAAGAAGAGTTTGATCTCGAAATTCCCGATGAAGCAGCCGAACAAATTGCCACAGTTCAAGCCGCTGTTGATTATATTCAGGAAAGACAACCAGTTAGAGAGAAACCCCTAAATCAAAATAGTAAATATAAGCTAAATAAATCAGAATCTCCAAATCCTAATGACGTAATTGCCTACTTGAACCGAGGAAATGCTCGCCTTCAGCAAGGAGATTTAGAAGGCGCGATCGCTGATTATAATGAGGCAATTCGTCTCAATCCTGATTGGGTAATTCCCTATAGTAACCGAAAAGAAATAGCACCTCATCCTAATACATCCATTGAAATCTTAAAGCAATTAGCTCGGGATGATGATTGGAAGGTACGTCTTGAAGTCGCCAAAAACCCCAATACACCAAAGGCGATTCTCTCAGCATTAGCACAAGATAGTAACAAAGCAGTACGAGAGGCTGCTAACAAAAGATTAGCTGGTCAATAATAGTTGTAATCAAAGCATCACCGCATGGAAAATACGATCGCGCTTCCAGTTGGTAAAAGAGGTAATTGAGCATGACACAGTTAAGGCAAAAGGTTTACACACCAGAAGAATATCTGGAAATTGAGGCAGAAGCAGAAACCCGTCATGAGTTTATTAATGGGGAAGTTGTACCGATGGCAGGGGGAACAACAAAGCATAATCTGATTACGGGGAATCTTTATATTGCTTTACGCCTTGCCTTAAAAGAAAAGAAGGCTCCTGTTTACATGGAAAATGTCAAGTTGTGGCTTCCATCAGTAAATGTTTTTACTTATCCTGATTTGATGGTTTTGGCAGGTGATCCTGTGTATTATGGGCAGAATCAAAGCACGGTAACTAATCCTGTGGTCATTATTGAAGTGTTATCGAATTCGACACGGAATTATGATCAAGGGGAAAAATTTAGCTTTTACCGAACTTTAGATAGCCTGCAAGAATATGTGCTGGTGGATCAAGATCAATCGCTGGTAATGGTTTATCGACGCGGAACGGCTAAACAATGGAGTCTGTATATTTTGGAAGACTTAACCGATGTTATGCAGTTAGACTCTGTTGGGGTAGAAGTGCCTTTATCAGGCATTTATGAGGGAGTTTAAATGTCCTTTATCCTTTGTAAAGCAATGAGAAGTAAGAAGTCAGAAGTGAACTAATAACGAATAGCAAATTATGACATATCAATTTTTTTTGATATATTAAAAGGGTACTCCTCAGTCATTAGCCCTATGACTATTAACAGTCAAACCAATGAAAACGCTCCCCAAGCAGGGGGAAAACTGAGTTTTTTTGAACGCTATCTAACGGTTTGGGTATTTTTCTGCATTATTGGGGGCATTATTTTGGGAAGAACCTTTCCAGAAGTTGCCGAGGCTTTAGATGCCATTAGTATTTATCAAGTCTCCATTCCCATTGCTGTCTGTTTATTCTTCATGATGTACCCCATCATGGTAAAAATTGACTTTTCCCAAGCCGTAGAAGCTGCGCGAACCCCAAAGCCTGTTCTCCTCACGTTAGCAATTAACTGGCTAGTAAAACCCTTTAGCATGGTGCTATTTGCCCAAGTCTTTTTAGGGTGGCTTTTTCGCCCTTTAATCGAAGGAACAGAGATTGTTCGCGGTGGACAGGAAATTGCTTTAGTTGACTCTTATAT
This window of the Euhalothece natronophila Z-M001 genome carries:
- the mutS gene encoding DNA mismatch repair protein MutS, giving the protein MQESQGKATPAYMKNADYHKLDRAQLTPMMQHYIEVKEQHPNVLLLYRVGDFFECFFQDAVTVAQELELVLTSKEGGKEIGRVPMTGVPHHALERYTALLVEKGYAIAVCDQVEDAAQAAAEKRMVERQITKLLTPGTLTEEGMLHARRNNFLAAVVIAGQHWGLAYTDISTGEFYTTQSQNLETLSLELQRLHPSEILIPTNAPDIGSMLRPGETSDSIPEFLPDSFCYTLRSQTQFSAGEARNQLLTYFRVSSLEGMGCTNLPLGIRAAGGLLFYIEETQKNHQVPLQTLKTYTLSDYLILDQQTRRNLEIVQTVRDGTYHGSLLWALDRTCTAMGGRALRRWLLQPLLDIKGIVARQDTISELIRQTNLRDDLRQLLRQIYDLERLSGRAGAGTANARDLRGLADSLLRLKDLAALVKEGNSPFLRALQSVPPDLEELGEKILNSLVESPPQHLGEGGLIRPGVDEQLDQMQQTLEEDKQWLADLETSERERTGIAKLKVGYNKTFGYFISIPRSKADLAPENYTRKQTLTNEERYITSELKERETRILTAKDDLNRLEYEIFAALRAEVGEKAQQIRDISRAVAAIDVLAGLAELAVYYDYCRPEMIEGRCLKIKEGRHPVVEQTLPTGFFVPNSTAMGFEEKSNNPDLIILTGPNASGKSCYLRQVGLIQLMAQIGSFVPAKEAKLGISDRVFTRVGAVDDLATGQSTFMVEMNETANILNHATPNSLILLDEIGRGTATFDGLSIAWAVAEYLATQVQGRTIFATHYHELNELASILPNVANYQVTVKEMENEIIFLHQVQPGGADRSYGIEAGRLAGLPPTVISRAQQVMGQIEKHSKIALGLRKGLTQQTEKTDQLDIFET
- the acpP gene encoding acyl carrier protein, with the protein product MSQCLNPNCLAVNSKGDPYCKKCGSSLLLRSRYRALKIIGQGGFGRTFKAIDEDKPSKPYCVIKQSLPQGQGTDNLKRASELFTKEGETLDQLGQHPQIPELLAFFSEQERQYLVQEFVNGNNLREELETKGAFKESQIRSLLSEVLSILKFVHENKVIHRDIKPDNIIIRERDQKLFLVDFGAAKAVDNTRLLSVTGTVIGSAQYIAPEQLKGKAQYNSDLYSLGVTCLHLLTGVEPFNLFDAGENSWVWRDYLVEQTISEELATILDNLITPAYKKRYQSVDELLSLLSTTSKSSGNSKEKNLDNQPGVVEFVDNKKQEIFLKIQSIVAEQLEIEDKNTIKPESRFAKDLGADSLDVVELVMALEEEFDLEIPDEAAEQIATVQAAVDYIQERQPVREKPLNQNSKYKLNKSESPNPNDVIAYLNRGNARLQQGDLEGAIADYNEAIRLNPDWVIPYSNRKEIAPHPNTSIEILKQLARDDDWKVRLEVAKNPNTPKAILSALAQDSNKAVREAANKRLAGQ
- a CDS encoding Uma2 family endonuclease, whose translation is MTQLRQKVYTPEEYLEIEAEAETRHEFINGEVVPMAGGTTKHNLITGNLYIALRLALKEKKAPVYMENVKLWLPSVNVFTYPDLMVLAGDPVYYGQNQSTVTNPVVIIEVLSNSTRNYDQGEKFSFYRTLDSLQEYVLVDQDQSLVMVYRRGTAKQWSLYILEDLTDVMQLDSVGVEVPLSGIYEGV
- a CDS encoding 2TM domain-containing protein — translated: MTASNENPDNIPSYSQEEVQEILQNAIVRKVDNQDHFTYEQLSEMAKELDISPETLKVAEENWQQQKTELQQRQAFDKHRWQKIKRRWEGYLIFNAFLVTLNLITAGTVSWAVYPLAFFGLGLVYDTWETSRLEGEKYDRALEKWQKKKSA
- a CDS encoding APC family permease, with product MVKLPSPNQEETAKQPAEAKKLDTFGGVYTPSILTILGVIMYLRFGWVVGNVGLLGTLIIVTLSTSITFLTALSISAIATDRVVRGGGAYYMISRSLGIESGGAVGIPLYFAQALSVALYTIGFAESVVNQFPNLSQLYVALIVTILVAGVALTSANIAIKVQYVIMAAIALSLLSFFFGSSLEPTEIEMWGAADRLSEPFWQVFAVFFPAVTGIMAGVNMSGDLKNPTKAIPWGTLGAVGTGYVIYMILPIVMATRADAATLLETPLIMKETALWGPAILFGVWGATLSSALGSILGAPRILQALARDRVLPRWMRFLGKGSGPNDEPKVGTFVTLAFVIATVYVGELDLIAPVLTMFFLTTYLVLNVSAGIEAFLQSPSFRPDFKVHWAFSLLGAIGCLVVMFLINAVATVVAAVVSLSIYFWLQRRELEVTWGDVRRGLWMALLRIGIYQIAQSYQKEDAKNWRPHILVLSGAPTKRWSLIELADALTHKRGLVTVSTVLKKTQRGLGQQGEMEERVRKYLDKKGVEALVRVISADDTFIGGQHLVETYGLGPVVPNTVLLGDSESLDHRENYCEMITRIHQSNRNVIIFRENHKKGFGRRRRIDIWWGGSMQANGGLMLLLAYLIRNDVRWREAKIFLNLVVQNQNAVLPARDNLNRLLTQLRIMATPQVIVADGRSFDRILGETSGNADLIFLGMARPDENFVQHYESLQQKVTNLPSTIFVLAAPNFSFEDVF
- a CDS encoding DUF6930 domain-containing protein, whose amino-acid sequence is MSTLHSTTIRRLLNLPQDDSVWEGDRRSLEGLISDQEEEKSSQECVIWVDGSEGMVRGMEMVSQDTGMEVMVRTLLRAMEAPQSYGKPCRPKSIIVRDREILFFLRGILQEVGIKIDYAPELPLIDTLFQGLTESQEERPPLLPESYKKALVKTAGEIWENAPWDFLDDSEVITIEFPHWDIDPLYLSIMGMLGQEYGVLLYRSLASMKTFRSEVLNIEDMEKLENAFLKQDCWFLNYEIPEDVEEEEAESLSAAEVDPYFGSISPYEGIRPFLGEEEAAIVYVALQGLKRFVQSSESELDTTEKLEKHYHIPLPTTSHDSSNIHVKLSTNPELEEELMMLWDDDEEDEEPLPLINDDLVPKDSFLSLGMVPWDMIHQMQNNPKQLYESLGATEKGEGMPVILIQTSRPKAQTMIEQIQDSGGLEGIGFNEGEDSSVNTIYDLGLLQMGDGELYLFGEFNKDDPTHVKARQHWDRRCEQTGGYCALILARGLKGANRGKPQLRDMMALFEAKALSPEDLGLGVLSAIDL